A genomic region of Zalophus californianus isolate mZalCal1 chromosome 1, mZalCal1.pri.v2, whole genome shotgun sequence contains the following coding sequences:
- the CSTA gene encoding cystatin-A, with translation MIPGGLTEAKPATPEIQEIAKEVKPQLEEKTNESYQEFEAVEYKTQVVAGINYYIKVRVGDNSYIHMKVFKGLPQQNPTLTLTGYQTDKSKDDEITGF, from the exons ATGATACCTGGAGGCTTAACTGAAGCCAAACCTGCCACTCCAGAAATCCAGGAGATTGCTAAGGAG GTTAAACCTCAgcttgaagaaaaaacaaatgagagtTACCAAGAGTTTGAAGCCGTAGAGTATAAAACTCAAGTGGTTGCTGGAATAAATTACTACATTAAG gtGCGAGTAGGTGATAATAGTTATATTCACATGAAAGTATTCAAAGGCCTTCCTCAACAAAATCCAACTTTGACACTTACTGGTTACCAGACTGACAAAAGCAAGGACGATGAGATCACAGGCTTTTAG